A window of the Xenopus laevis strain J_2021 chromosome 9_10L, Xenopus_laevis_v10.1, whole genome shotgun sequence genome harbors these coding sequences:
- the LOC108705538 gene encoding vesicular inhibitory amino acid transporter produces MATLIRSKLSNVATSVSNKSQAKVSGMFARMGFQAATDEEALGFAHCDDLDTEHRQGLQMDILKTEVPTGDAPGEGDTHYQRDGTGPPSSASKDEGLCSELSSNGKPKITSWEAGWNVTNAIQGMFVLGLPYAILHGGYLGLFLIIFAAVVCCYTGKILIACLYEENEDGETVRVRDSYVDIANACCTPRFPKLGGIIVNVAQIIELVMTCILYVVVSGNLMYNSFPSLPISQKSWSIIATAALLPCAFLKNLKAVSKFSLLCTLAHFVINILVIAYCLSRARDWAWDKVKFYIDVKKFPISIGIIVFSYTSQIFLPSLEGNMQNQKEFHCMMNWTHIAACILKGLFALLAYLTWADETKEVITDNLPSTIRAVVNLFLVSKALLSYPLPFFAAVEVLEKSLFQESTRAFFPNCYGGDGRLKSWGLTLRCALVIFTLLMAMYVPHFALLMGLTGSLTGAGLCFLLPSLFHLKLLWRKLLWHQVFFDVSIFVIGSICSISGFVHSLEGLIEAYRYNIED; encoded by the exons ATGGCTACCCTGATTAGGAGCAAACTATCAAATGTGGCCACTTCGGTTTCTAACAAGTCCCAGGCCAAGGTTAGTGGGATGTTTGCGAGGATGGGATTCCAGGCTGCCACTGACGAAGAAGCGCTTGGCTTTGCTCATTGTGATGACCTGGACACGGAGCACAGGCAGGGGCTTCAGATGGACATCCTGAAGACAGAAGTCCCTACTGGAGATGCCCCAGGCGAGGGTGACACCCACTACCAAAGAGATGGGACAGGACCCCCTTCTTCTGCCTCTAAAGATGAAGGACTGTGCTCTGAGCTTTCTTCCAATGGGAAACCCAAAATAACATCCTGGGAAGCTGGTTGGAATGTCACCAACGCTATCCAG GGGATGTTCGTTTTGGGTTTACCATATGCAATTCTTCACGGTGGATATCTGGGACTGTTTCTCATTATATTTGCAGCTGTTGTTTGTTGCTACACTGGGAAGATCCTTATTGCTTGCCTCTATGAAGAGAACGAAGATGGTGAAACAGTGAGGGTGAGAGACTCCTATGTTGACATTGCCAATGCCTGCTGTACACCAAGGTTTCCTAAACTCGGAGGAATAATTGTTAATGTGGCCCAGATTATTGAACTGGTGATGACCTGCATTCTCTATGTAGTGGTTAGTGGCAACTTGATGTACAACAGCTTTCCAAGCTTGCCAATATCCCAGAAGTCTTGGTCCATCATTGCCACCGCTGCGCTCCTGCCCTGCGCGTTTCTCAAGAACCTTAAAGCTGTGTCGAAGTTCAGCTTGCTCTGCACCTTAGCGCATTTTGTCATTAACATCCTGGTGATTGCCTACTGTCTGTCCAGAGCAAGGGACTGGGCTTGGGACAAAGTGAAGTTCTACATTGATGTTAAGAAGTTCCCCATCTCCATTGGCATTATTGTCTTCAGCTATACCTCCCAGATCTTCCTGCCGTCTCTGGAAGGGAACATGCAGAACCAAAAGGAATTTCATTGTATGATGAACTGGACTCATATTGCGGCCTGTATCCTCAAGGGACTCTTTGCCCTTTTGGCTTACCTAACCTGGGCAGATGAAACCAAGGAAGTCATTACAGACAACTTACCATCAACCATCAGGGCAGTGGTCAACCTATTTCTGGTATCCAAAGCTCTGCTGTCCTATCCACTGCCTTTCTTTGCAGCAGTAGAGGTCTTGGAGAAGTCACTCTTTCAAGAGAGCACAAGGGCCTTCTTTCCAAACTGCTATGGGGGTGATGGGAGACTGAAATCTTGGGGTCTTACCCTTAGATGTGCCCTAGTCATCTTTACTCTACTTATGGCTATGTATGTGCCCCATTTTGCCCTGTTAATGGGTCTCACAGGAAGCCTCACGGGAGCTGGTCTTTGCTTCCTCCTTCCAAGTCTATTCCACCTCAAGTTGTTGTGGAGGAAGCTGTTGTGGCACCAAGTCTTCTTTGATGTCTCCATCTTCGTCATTGGTTCCATCTGTAGCATTTCTGGCTTTGTGCACTCTCTAGAGGGGCTAATAGAAGCCTATAGATACAATATAGAAGATTAA